The genomic region CACCCGGCGACGGTGGCGAGGGTCGAACGCCTGCTCAACCGTAGACCTAGAAAATCACTCGGATTTAAAACGCCCAACGAGGTCTTTCAGGCTCTGGTCAGACGCGGCTGAATGTTATGCACTGGGGAGTTGAATCTGCGCGGATATAACTTCGCTCCCAACGTAGAAACATGTTGCAGAGGGTCCGGTAACGTTCCGGAGCCCATGTATGCATGTCGTCCTCACTCTAGACAGGGGTCGGAACCGGCAAAATTACGTGGCACCGTGGCGATCCGTCAAGCGTGCGGATGTGGCTCGATCATGCTCTACGAACAGGTCATCATCTGTCGGAGAGATTTGAGCTCTCGGATGGATGGGCTATTCGGTGAGACGCGGGGTCCGTCGTTCGCCTACCAGGCAGGACCAGGCGAGCAGTTCGTTACTGTGGCTTGTTGACGTTGGCGTTGCCGCCAGTGGACGGCGTGGGGCTCAGATTTTTCTTGGGAATGACCGCGGTGCTCGCACAGGTGCCGGCTTCCTTCTGTAGGGTGCGGTCCACGATCCGTACTTCGGACAGGACCTCGTTGACCAGTCCTTCGCGGACGATTTCGATATCCTGCTCGGCCTCTTTCCCCGTACGCTCACGGATGCGGTCGGTCGACCGCTCCGTGACTTTCACCCGGATGAGTTTCGAAAGTTCCACGCGTGCAGCCAGGTCGGCTGAATGTTGGCAGAGCGAGAGCCCCTTTGAAAGGTTTCCATATCCGATTGCACGGACGTAGCCATCGTCGGATTGTTGAATTTCGGCTAAGGGAACATGGATACCGGCCTTGTTTGATGGAGCCTGCCCGGACGACTGGTCCACCGCGGCAGAAGGCTGAGACTGTGGAGAGGTTTCAGTTTGAGTCTGCGACTGCTCCTGCGCATGGAGCTGTTGAAAAGCTTTGTCCGCATGCTGGCGCACGATGTCGGGGTTGCGAGGCGGCGCTGGCGGCGTCGAGCAGCCAGGGAGCCATAACAGGCTACACCACAGCAATACGATGCCTCGTAATCGTGTGATCCAGAGGCTCTGTACAAGCGTAGAATAAAAAATACCTGCGCCCTCCAAGCTCGCTCGTACTTTTTCTCAAGGGGTGGTCTGGCTCTATCCCCTATTGCGCGCATCGACCGAGCACATTCTGATCGTGCGCGTTCCGCGAGCATGCAATCTAATGCTCCCTCAAAGCTCGCTCGTGATCTCTTCAGGGATGGGGGCTGAGTGATCTTCTACTGCGCGCGTCCAACGAGGGCCTTCCGAGGCCGCGCGTTGCGCGAGCACAGAAGACCCTCAGGCTCCATCCCCCTATGTCTCCATCATCTCCAGCCGCGCATCGAACTCATGCCCGCAAGCCGTGCAACGAATGCAATCCGACTCGACTGTAAATTCGTCTGACCTGATTCCCATGCCACCGCAGTCCGGGCAACGTGCGAGCTGAATCCGTTGATCGTTCACCGTTTCGTATTGCGAGCCACGGAGACAATAGATCGGCTTCCCATCGAGCAGCCATGGCTTGCCCGCATTATCGACCACCGGCAGCGTCAGATAATGATGGTTCACATAGTCTTCGAGTTCATGCCGGTTGGCGAACCCGTCCTGGATCAGCTTCCCCCCGACCACCTCGTAGAGCCTGTTCTCTTTCACGATTGCCTTGGTTGGACCCATGTCGCACCTCCCCTTCTGATAAGAGCGAATGGCTGATCGCTGATGGCATGAACAAGAACGGCATCTCGCAAGATGAACTGCATGGCACGAACGACGGACAACCTGTCGTTACATCACTCCCGAATAGTATCGAAGAATGTTGCTCACAGAAATCACGCCGATGATCGCTCCATCCTGAGTCACGGCCAGATGCCGCGTGGCTTGGTTCTTCATCAGCCGTACCGCATCAAGAATAGACTTCTCGCCATCGATCGCCACTAGCGGATTCCGCATACAGGATTTAACGAGCGTCGTATTGGGATCCAACCCCTTGGCAACGACCTCGCGGGCCAGGATCGAATCGGTGATGAAGCCCACGTAGGACTGGCGATCCGTCACGAGAAGCGAACCCAGCTTCCATTGCTGCATCAGCTGCCCCGCGTCTCGCAGGCTGGCATCTTGCGACACATTCCTGATTTCGAAGGACATGTGTTCGGCCACCTGAGGGCCGGTGAGGACCTGCCGACCCGTCTTGTGTTTCTTGGGTTCGTCGGATCGGCGCGCTTCCAGCTCGGAGATACAGGTTTCTAAGACCCGGCTCCGCTGCAAGAGGCTTTGCCGCAGGCTGTCCATGCCAGTGCCTTCCGGCGCCTCATCCGTCATATTCACCAATCCACCAGCCTCGCCCACCTCTGCATATTCGTAGGCCTCCAACGACTCGGAGGTCTCCCCCAGCAGATCGGCAATCAATCGCTCTGTTTCCAGATCGAATTCATCCAGGCTGCGCGTCGGTGTGCCCTTCCCCAGATAGGGCGTGAAATCGGCGAGTTGCTTGCGCAATCGCTCGATGCTGCGGTCAAGAGAGACTCGTGGCTTCTTGGGAGTGGTGCGCGTCCGGTCCATGGCACCTCCTTATGATGATGTAACTGGCGAGAATGGCCGATCTTACCTCCGCTGGATCAGCAAGGGCAAGCGGCCAACATCATAGGAAGGGCATTTCGTGAGGAGAGCGCGAGTCTCAGCCGTGGAAGAATGTCAAAACGCGAGGTAGTGACAGGGGCCGAATGTCCGGCGGCATCCAACCAGGTACAGATATCCCAGTGACTCCACCTGAACGGGTTTGCTCCATCGGACCTCAAACACGTTCACCGTCTTGCCCCATCCAAAGCGGGAGGTATGGACTTCGATCGATTGTGTATTCTGAGGAGCTTTGCCCATGACCAGCAGGATTCCATCCTTGCTCCGGTTCAATGCAAAGGCCTCTCCCTGTTCAATCACGACGGACTGGTCATCATCGGCTTCGAGGACCTCATAGGTACACATCGACCGATACTCGACGCGCGCCTCACCACGGCGAGCCGGCGGAACCGTCGTCGCCGACAGCACAGCTGAGGCCTGCTGGAGATCGAGATCTTCCACATGTTGTTCTTGCGCGATGATCGCCGCACTGAGAGAACACATTGCGTCGAGAGTCTGCGTCGCCATCTTCAGGCCTCCAGTCTTGTTGAGCGGGGTGGATGTCCTCGTGAGTCTTGAAGAAAGAGAGCAAACACCGTACCGCACAGCAGAGAGAGCCGACCGCCTGATTATCAGGCCTTTCGATGTATCGCCCCCTGGTTCTAACTGGAGAGGCCAATCCCTACGAAGGGATGCGACTGCACCATTCGGGATCGAAATCACTCTATCTCGTCGATTTCACAGAGGTCTTCCTGCTGTAGTCATCGTCCTACAACCCCAAGGCGATTCCTTCACCGTAGGATTCGTGATCACGAAAGGGGGATAATGGGCAAGTGAGCCCGTCAGATTGGAAGAATGGCTAAACGGAAGGTATGGCGTGAAGTGCGATAAATCGCTTGAGTTGCAAGGCACCCGTGAACGTCAGATGCATGAATTCCAATCCGAATGTCTGTTCCTTCGCCCAGCGGACCGTGGCGCGTTCAACGGCGACCGGTGCGAGCTGTTTGGGTAGCTGCAAGGTCACCATCACCTGATCGCCCGGTTTGATGGAGGCTTCGCTCGACACGCGGGCTCCCTTCATCGAGACGTCGTAGACTACGCCGATACCAAGGCTGTCCTTGCTGAACCAGCGTGTCACGCCTTTTCGAGCGATTGAACAGGTAAAGGGGACGGGGATGCGGAGCCTGGCATGCTCGCGAAAGTTGATGAACTTGTCTTTACCTGCGCTGTCGTTTCCCATACGTTCCCTCACCTTCCTGAGGCACACTGTACACAAGGTCCCACCGATCGAGAAACGATTTGTGGATTTCAGGACAACCCTCTCGCGATGATTTCGCTAGCGCAGGCCTGAGGGGGGATGCGGTTGTTCGGAAGTCGGCGCGGCCAGTTGCGCCGCATGCCGGAGCGCATCGAGCCGTCTGGCATGGTGATGGTCCGGCGGCAACAACTGCAACACACCGAGCCCCGACAGCACCTTGGTCACGACTGGCTGCATCCCTACGAGCACCAGATGCTGGTGATAGGACTGGGCCATGCGAATCATGTCCTCCACCGCCAGAGCCGCCGTGCCATCGATGGCCGGGACATCTGAAAGGTCCAGCACGACGACCCGGAAACTGCTCCACCGCGACACGCCTTCAAGGCGACGGACCATATCCTTGGCTGAGCCAAAACTCATCGGACCGTCGATATGGATGAGAATGATCTGGCCCTCGTGGCGCCCGAGTACGGCGGCTTCCTCTTCGGTGAGCGAGGATTCCCCCGTCCGGTCGGTGATCACCCGGAGGTTCATCAATTCAAGATCCGCCATCCGTTTCACAAACAGCACACTGGCCAACACCAGGCCGACCGCCACGGCCATAATCAGGTCCGCTAAGACGGTCATGCCGCAGACCACCACCATGATCGTCACATCCGCGCGAGGCGCTTGGACGGCATGTTTGAGGAAGCGCCAATCGATGATGTCGACGCCGACTTTGACAAGGATGCCGGCCAAGACCGCAAGTGGAATCCGTTCCGCCAAGGGCCCGAGCCCGAGGAGCACCACCAGCAGGATCAGAGCATGGAACGATCCCGAGATGGGCGTCCGCCCGCCGGTGCGAATATTCACGACGGAGCGCATCGTGGCGCCGGCGCCCGGCAACCCCCCGAAAAAACCGGCCACAGCGTTGCCGATCCCCTGCCCGATCAACTCGCGATTGGAATCGTGGCGGGTGCGGGTCATGTTGTCGCAGACCAACGATGTCAGCAGACTATCGATACTGCCAAGGACCGCCAGCACGATGGCTTGGCCGATCACCACCTTGACCGCATCGAGATGCAGACTGGGAAGGACCTGTAGAGGGAAATTGGTCGGGATCGGTCCGATGACGGGCGCGCCTGGAAAGGCGACAACACCCAGGATCGTGCCTGCGAGCAACGCGAGCAAGGGTGGCGGGACAATCTTTCCGAGCCGCTCCGGTGTGCCGTAGACACAGGCCAACGAGACCAGACCGAGCACCAGCGCATCCACGATAGGATGGGCCACAAACGATGGCAGCATGACCAGCGTGGTGAGCACTCCCCCCGATTGAGCCGCATGACCGACGAGCGGACCGGCCTGAAGGATGATGATGATCATGCCGATCCCGCTCATGAATCCTGAAATCACGGGATAGGGCATCAGGGTGATGTATTGGCCGACGCCGCTCAGGCCAAGGAGAATCTGCAAGCCTCCCCCCAAGATGACGGCGGTAAAGGCCAGCGACGGCTCCTGTCCGAATTGCGCAATGAGCCCGGCCATGACGACGGTCATCGGGCCGGTGGGACCGGACACCTGGGCCGGAGTCCCGCCGAACAGCGCGGCGAAGAGTCCGACGAAGATCGCGCCATAGAGCCCGGCGGTCGCACCGGCTCCGGATGCCACCCCGAAGGCCAGCGCCAACGGCAACGCGACCACCGCCGCCACGAGACCGCCGTAGAGATCACCGCGAAGATGTTTGAAGGACAGGCCGTGGATCAAGGACACAGTGCGTCGACTCCAGAGGTGTTATAGCCTGTCGTAACAAACTCGGTGGTGAGAGTCCATGAAAACAGTGCATCACCGTCACTGCATTGAGCGGGAACAGACGGAACCTCTGAACGGATTCGCTTACTTGGCGCAGCAACTGGACGAGCCAGCTGCGCCCTCGGAGGGAAGGAGACGGTCGAGCAGGAAGTAGACCGGGCAAAAACCCGTGATCCCGCTCTGAATCAGCGTGACACCGATCACCACCGGCAGAATCAGCCAATGGGCGCTGACGTAATGTCCCAACGCGACTCCAGCCGTCACGACAATTCCCACGACTGCATCGTGAATGCGTCTCTTCTGGTTCATGCTTGGCCCTCCTCGGTGGATAATATTCTGACACGTCTTCGAACGATGCCTGGCCGATCAGGCTAGACTCGACACATGAACCTGTCAAGATTGCATCG from Nitrospirota bacterium harbors:
- a CDS encoding CBS domain-containing protein, yielding MDRTRTTPKKPRVSLDRSIERLRKQLADFTPYLGKGTPTRSLDEFDLETERLIADLLGETSESLEAYEYAEVGEAGGLVNMTDEAPEGTGMDSLRQSLLQRSRVLETCISELEARRSDEPKKHKTGRQVLTGPQVAEHMSFEIRNVSQDASLRDAGQLMQQWKLGSLLVTDRQSYVGFITDSILAREVVAKGLDPNTTLVKSCMRNPLVAIDGEKSILDAVRLMKNQATRHLAVTQDGAIIGVISVSNILRYYSGVM
- a CDS encoding SulP family inorganic anion transporter, whose translation is MSLIHGLSFKHLRGDLYGGLVAAVVALPLALAFGVASGAGATAGLYGAIFVGLFAALFGGTPAQVSGPTGPMTVVMAGLIAQFGQEPSLAFTAVILGGGLQILLGLSGVGQYITLMPYPVISGFMSGIGMIIIILQAGPLVGHAAQSGGVLTTLVMLPSFVAHPIVDALVLGLVSLACVYGTPERLGKIVPPPLLALLAGTILGVVAFPGAPVIGPIPTNFPLQVLPSLHLDAVKVVIGQAIVLAVLGSIDSLLTSLVCDNMTRTRHDSNRELIGQGIGNAVAGFFGGLPGAGATMRSVVNIRTGGRTPISGSFHALILLVVLLGLGPLAERIPLAVLAGILVKVGVDIIDWRFLKHAVQAPRADVTIMVVVCGMTVLADLIMAVAVGLVLASVLFVKRMADLELMNLRVITDRTGESSLTEEEAAVLGRHEGQIILIHIDGPMSFGSAKDMVRRLEGVSRWSSFRVVVLDLSDVPAIDGTAALAVEDMIRMAQSYHQHLVLVGMQPVVTKVLSGLGVLQLLPPDHHHARRLDALRHAAQLAAPTSEQPHPPSGLR
- a CDS encoding DUF2892 domain-containing protein, with protein sequence MNQKRRIHDAVVGIVVTAGVALGHYVSAHWLILPVVIGVTLIQSGITGFCPVYFLLDRLLPSEGAAGSSSCCAK
- a CDS encoding PilZ domain-containing protein, producing the protein MGNDSAGKDKFINFREHARLRIPVPFTCSIARKGVTRWFSKDSLGIGVVYDVSMKGARVSSEASIKPGDQVMVTLQLPKQLAPVAVERATVRWAKEQTFGLEFMHLTFTGALQLKRFIALHAIPSV